Genomic DNA from Oryza sativa Japonica Group chromosome 5, ASM3414082v1:
TTTTGCTGGTTTGGAACTTTTTTGAGAGAAAGTAGGAGTAGTAGTTTTGGTCAACAGTGTTTGTGATCCAAGTCCACTGCAAGCTTGGAAACCAGCAGCAGCACCTGGTATCATCGGTGGTTGGTGAAACTCGGTCTTCTTAGAACTAAGCAAGAACAGCTCACTGGAACAAGCTCGCCCACTTCAACCAAGCACTTAGCAGTTAACACTAGTAAGTCACTAACACACGACCAGCCCATGTTTTATCAcagaaaaaaacataattaacATTAAATTAACCTCAAACACACTGTTTGCTCTGACACCACTAATAGTCCACCAAATTTATAATCCTCAAGAACCAAGAGgaaagaaaaatagcaaaatGAGCTTATGTCAAATGGTTAGTTTTTCTGTGCTGAAACTAGTTCACATTTTAGACTTGATATATGTACGGTTAATTATTTTCTTAGTGGTAAGCGATGTATTTGTAAATATCGACAGCAAGACAtctgtgttcacttcatcataTCCTGACTCAATCTTTCGGGGTGCCCATAAGAATAGGGTTTATGCATGTATTCATAGGAATTGGTGTGCGCTCATTGTGAGCATCTGCTTTAGGGCAGGTATAATAGCACATACTACAAGATGTAATATGCGTGTGACATGTAAAACCAGATATTACTAGTGTACTATTCCCTCCGAATTAATAATACTTCGTTTTGGACAAAGGCATGATCTccaaaaacaactttgaccattattttccattacaatatatattaaagtgttaacaaatatatgattttattaaaatactttGTAAAactaatatatacatgtattctaaagtttgatatcacccttgtctaaaacgacaagtgTTATTAGTCCGGAGAGAATACATGTTTACAGGtaattattgtataaattggctattaagaTGATTGTAGATAATTTGAAACGGGTAATTGGctttactattaaacttgttcttatatgtttatatataataaaacaagaaaaaaaattgtagtggaaacaagaggggaaagagggggaaaaaatcAGTGTGGTGTGGCCCACTCACCTACCGCCAACCTCCCCCCAAATCCGTAGCTTTCCGGCGAGTATAAATTGGCcgagctcgccaccgccgcttccaccaaccccccccccccccccccccccccccaaaaccaAACGGaggcgagctcgccgccgttcaccgccgccgccgctgccatggaCGTCGCGTCGCTGCTCCCGTTCGCGCTGGCGCTGGTGGCGATCCCGATCTCGCTGGCGCTGCTGGACCGGCTGCGGCTGGGGCGGATCCCGCCGGGGCCGCGGCCGTGGCCGATGGTGGGGAACCTGTGGCAGATCAAGCCGGTGCGGTGCCGCGGCTTCCTGGAGTGGGCGGAGAGGTACGGCCCGATCGTGTCGGTGTGGTTCGGCTCGTCGCTGAACGTGGTGGTGTCGACGTCGGAGCTCGCCAAGGAGGTGCTCAAGGAGAACGACCAGCTGCTCGCCGACCGGCCGCGCAACCGCTCCACGCAGCGCTTCAGCCGCAACGGGATGGACCTGATCTGGGCGGACTACGGCCCGCACTACATCAAGGTGCGCAAGCTCTGCAACCTCGAGCTCTTCACCCCCAAGCGCCTCGAGGCCCTCCGCCCCATCCGCGAGGACGAGGTCACCGCCATGGTCGAGTCCGTCCACCGCGCCGTCACCCAGCCAGGTAAAGCTTCAAGAATTTTAGTGTTCTTTGTGTAATTTTGAGCAAGGAGAGGGTGCTTGGTGCAAACGTGGTTGGTATGAGTTTGGTGGTTGTGGCGTCCTTGTGTTTGGTGACGAATTGTTATGTCGTGTTGACTCTCATGTGTCAGCTAAATTGTGCTGCCTTAGATCAGCGATTGCCGATTGGTACTACTAGTTGTTTTGCAGGCTTATTGGTGCTCAATTTGCATCGCTCCTTGAGGGAAATGGCCAAGGCGTGGTCTGCCATTTCGTAGGCTTCGCTACGATATGCTGTGCGGATTTGGTAGTGGATCCTAGAGGAAATGCTAGCTATTGGTTTGATCTGGTGGGATAATAAACTAATAAGAGGAGTTGAACTGCCTCGAGTGAGTGGGTGCATTTCTCTGAGATGGATCACATGGTGAGCACGTTGTTAGAGAGCCAAGCTAAGATTTTACTTGCTGAATTGAAAATGTAGGTACCATGAAACTAGGTAGTGATCATACTCTGCCCAGCTGTACTGCTGTAGTGTGCTGACTGCTGAGAGACCTTGGCCCTGGGGATTATTGGTTATGAGCTATGGTTCATGTCAAGCAGATATCGTAATTGGTATAGTTATAGTAAAGTGGGCTTCGTATGACTTCCAGTATACACGGGGTTGGTAATCACATGCTATTTTAAGCTTAAGTGAAGACAGTTTGGTGCTTTCTGCATTATTGTTCATTAAGGCACTTCACACCTCTCTAGTGGACAAGAATTACGCTATTCCCTTTTTGGTATATAAGTTTGCTCTGTTGTTGGCATGCTATTTTAGCTCCTCACATGATAAGTACTCTACTTGCTGTAATGTGACACCTTGCTAGTTGAAACAATACTATGCTGTTTAAGCTTCTTACTGGTATGCCAAGCATTCTCTTGTGATGTTATGTTGTACCAGTTTGACAgtcaaaaaaaacatgtttggCAACAACCTTGTTTGAACTGGTTggaagtcttttttttttcttctaagatGTTTGTACATTTTGATAGCATTGGAGTTTTTACAGACTAAAATTAATGAGCTGCTATTATGTACTTTGCCCATCTGTCTCAACTGTGCTGACAGTTGATACAGCTTATCAGCGACTCTTTTCAACTTATTTCTGACTTTGCAACCAATTTTATGTTCCATTTGTGTTGCTGTTTCAATGTAGTCCTCAACATTGACCTAGCCTTCTCTCTATTTTCCAATTTAGTTTACAAGAATTAAGCCAGGCTGTTTAGAAAAATGAATGAATTTAGCTTTATTTATACTCTGttggaaaaaaattttggccTACAAATGCATCCTATGAATACCTGGTGTCAAACTGTCAATTGCAAATCGATCCACTAGCTGATTTGTTTACATGTGTACATAAGTTagcaaagcttttttttttgttggcctAAAGCCATGATGGGTTAcctcaagaaaaaagaaaaagaagtatATTGTGCACGACATACAATAATGGAACAATTACCTAGCACGGTAAGAGTCTATTTGCATTGGAATGAAGTTTTTAACTAACAGTCATTTTATCGATGTGCTGTTTTCAGGTAGTGAACATAAACCAATCGTAGTGAGGAATCACCTTGCTATGGTGGCCTTCAACAATATAACAAGGCTAGCTTTCGGCAAGAGGTTCATGAATGCAAATGGTGACATTGATGAACAAGGGCGTGAGTTTAAGACTATTGTCAACAATGGAATCAAGATCGGTGCATCTCTTTCTGTTGCTGAGTACATTTGGTATTTGAGGTGGTTGTGTCCACTTAACGAGGAGCTTTACAAGACCCACAACGAGAGAAGGGATCGGCTGACCAAGAAGATCATAGATGAGCATGCGAAGGCCCTCAAGGAGAGTGGTGCCAAGCAGCACTTTGTGGATGCTCTGTTCACTCTCAGAGAACAGTATGACCTTAGTGACGACACAGTTATTGGGCTTCTATGGGTATGTTGGATGTTCCTTTCATACTTATCAGTATCTATCCTTTTTGTCATCCAATTTCAGATATGATACCCTACTGGACTATTAATATCAATGCTCTCCCAATTACTTTTACATTATTTGCACACATGTTAAATATCATCTCTCAAAGTCATGGAGAATTTTTTCCACTCTAGTCAGATTTGGTACATAGTTTGTGTGGCATGTCACTATCTTAGGGTTGGTGAAGTATGGTGGTATTTGGAAAAGTTTCTGTTTACTTTCTAGTTGGAAGTTAGGTTGTGTTTTATGGTTTCAATCATCTACCTACTAAAAATGCGAGAAAGTTGGAAAGGTTAGACCACTTAGCTAGTGGCAACTACCAAAAGCTTTCAATGGATGCCTCTGCATGCATTTCCCTATCTTGCATCGCACATGGATAATTTGCATATCAAGTTTGTTCAGACTAGGAAATGAATACCATAATAATGGAAGATAAAAAACAAAATCCCGATAATTGTCATGTGCCTGAATTTTCTGTCCTGCTAACTCCATTACATTTGTGAGTTCTTACCATCCCTGTTATGTTCCTTGTGTTCAGGACATGATCACTGCTGGAATGGACACCACAGTGATATCAGTCGAGTGGGCAATGGCAGAGCTGGTCAGGAACCCCAGGGTGCAGAAGAAGCTGCAGGAGGAGCTGGACCGCGTCGTCGGCCGCGACCGCGTCATGTCGGAGACCGACTTCCAGAGCCTCCCTTACCTGAACGCCGTCGTCAAGGAGTCGCTCCGGCTGcacccgccgacgccgctgatGCTCCCGCACAAGGCCAGCACGAACGTCAAGATCGGCGGGTACAACATCCCCAAGGGCGCCAACGTGATGGTGAACGTGTGGGCGATCGCCAGGGACCCCAAGGTGTGGAGCAACCCGCTGGAGTACAGGCCGGAGCGGTTCATCGAGGAGAACATCGACATCAAGGGCAGCGACTTCAGGGTGCTCCCcttcggcgccggccgccgcgtgtGCCCCGGCGCCCAGCTCGGCATCAACCTCGTCGCCTCCATGATCGGGCACCTCCTCCACCAGTTCGAGTGGTCTCTCCCCGAGGGCACCAGGCCGGAGGACGTCAACATGATGGAGTCCAACGGCGTCGTCACGTTCATGAGCACGTCGCTGCAGGTCATCGCCAAGCCCAGGCTCGACAACCCGGACCTGTACAAGAGGTTCCCTGTCGAGATGTGATCGAACAGTTTGCTTtgctgcctgctgctgctggttaTACAGACAGACTGGAGTTCTGCTTTCAAAGTTTCAGCTATTGCTCATGATGTTGTTGTTGTAAAATTTGAGGTGTTAATTGCCTTGTGAATGAACGAATCAATCAATCTCGTAAAGTTATCGAGAGCAGATCGACTTTTGTAATTTGTACAATATGACTATGTACTTAAGGTGTTTTGTTCAGATAGAATTTTGTAATATGATTAACACGACAAGCGATGTATTTTGAGGTGTCATTAatgaataataataatgtaaTGTAATCtgcaatttttctttttttttctttctgttctGTTTCTGTTGAGAAACAAAGAATTAAGATAATTATGATGATGATAACATGACGTGGGGGCGACCTTATCTTGAGGCACGTCCAAAAACGTCTGCGGTTGTTACACCTAAACCCAGATAAAGCAAAGAGCCCAAAACGAGCGAAGGACACGAGACGCGCTCCCAGCCGTCGGATCCATCCGGAGCCCCCGAAAACGGACGGTGGATGGAGACGCCAGCCCCCTCACGTCacgccaccccccccccccccccaccaaacTAACGTGGGGCCCACACCATCTCCGCTTCGGGGGTGTGATGGTGTGGATGGATAGAACCAACGGCTGACGTGTACCCGAACGCGCAACGCGGGGGAGTCCAAGCtaacgtgggccccacacccccctttcccctcctcctctctcttcagATCCGCGCGCTGAGGTCACTGTAGAACACGGCGGTGGACCCGGTCCACGGGATTAAGCCGGTGTAGTGTAGACCCGTCTGGGTGGGGCCCACAACATTGGTGGATCGGTCTATGCACCGGGTCCACGGAACGGGTCTCGTGTAgaggctctctctctctctctctctgggtgGGGGTTGGGTTTGCTTCGCTCGCCTCGCTTTGCCCGATTCGGCCGGGGTCAGGGTCACTGGCCGAGCAAATTAGGGTggaaaattttttatttatttatttccgcaaagaaaaaaaagttaaatatcCAGTAACGGAAACCCTAATCCCCAAATCACAAATCGATTCGATTCGCTATTTAATGTGGTGTGGTTTTCTTCTCCGATTCGATgtcctcctccgctccggcccCCTCATCGATCGAGCTCGCAGCCGCCGTGTTCCCCGCCGGGGAAGGTCGTCCTTGCCGTTGGGTGGTGTTCCCGGCGCTGGATTGACGCCATGAGGAAGAAGCTGGACACCCGCTTCCCCGCGGTATGGTTCATATATgcgcggattttttttttcagattagaAATTGTTGTTCAGGTGTAGATCCTGCATGCGTGTATATAGATTCTGCGATCGTGATTggtatgtttatttttttcacttttgcCTGAGATGTGTTTGTTGCATGCACGCTTGTTTTCGGTGGTTAGGTTTTGCTAACAATTTGATGCAATGAAATTATGGTGCATGTCTTGCATTTTATCTCCCTTGTTAGGCTTCGCCCATCCACATATTaggaattattttttgttgtaatttgCCGGTTATTTTCTATGTTTGTTTGCGAgcatgatatatatttttattttgttttaacgGTATCTTTAGTGAGATAAGTAATGAAATTGCGGTTTTGTGTGGGTGTGATTCTGTATGAAACTGGCTTATTCGATACACATATCCAGAATTCTGGAGCCTGATTGGTAATTATGATGTGAGGTAGCCAGTGAGTATTTGGGGATTCCTAAATCCAGTACTCGTACATTTGTCATGTATGAGGATGCCTGATGTGAGAAATTTTGGTTTAATTTGCTGCTTATTTGCATAATTTGTAATAATAGACTCTGTTCCATGTGGTCCCACCTCCAACT
This window encodes:
- the LOC4339188 gene encoding cytochrome P450 98A1; this translates as MDVASLLPFALALVAIPISLALLDRLRLGRIPPGPRPWPMVGNLWQIKPVRCRGFLEWAERYGPIVSVWFGSSLNVVVSTSELAKEVLKENDQLLADRPRNRSTQRFSRNGMDLIWADYGPHYIKVRKLCNLELFTPKRLEALRPIREDEVTAMVESVHRAVTQPGSEHKPIVVRNHLAMVAFNNITRLAFGKRFMNANGDIDEQGREFKTIVNNGIKIGASLSVAEYIWYLRWLCPLNEELYKTHNERRDRLTKKIIDEHAKALKESGAKQHFVDALFTLREQYDLSDDTVIGLLWDMITAGMDTTVISVEWAMAELVRNPRVQKKLQEELDRVVGRDRVMSETDFQSLPYLNAVVKESLRLHPPTPLMLPHKASTNVKIGGYNIPKGANVMVNVWAIARDPKVWSNPLEYRPERFIEENIDIKGSDFRVLPFGAGRRVCPGAQLGINLVASMIGHLLHQFEWSLPEGTRPEDVNMMESNGVVTFMSTSLQVIAKPRLDNPDLYKRFPVEM